A single window of Helicobacter pylori NCTC 11637 = CCUG 17874 = ATCC 43504 = JCM 12093 DNA harbors:
- the hopQ gene encoding Hop family adhesin HopQ yields MKKTKKTILLSLTLASSLLHAEDNGVFLSVGYQIGEAVQKVKNADKVQKLSDAYEQLSRLLTNDNGTNSKTSAQAINQAVNNLNERAKTLAGGTTNSPAYQATLLALRSVLGLWNSMGYAVICGGYTKSPGENNQKNFHYTDENGNGTTINCGGSTNSNGTHSSSGTNTLKADKNVSLSIDQYEAIHEAYQILSKALKQAGLAPLNSKGEKLEAHVTTSKYQQDNQTKTTTSVIDTTNDAQNLLTQAQTIVNTLKDYCPMLIAKSSSGSSGTATTNTPLWQTAGGGKNSCATFGAEFSAASDMINNAQKIVQETQQLSANQPKNITQPHNLNLNTPSSLTALAQKMLKNAQSQAEILKLANQVESDFNKLSSGYLKDYIGKCDASAISSANMTMQNQKNNWGNGCAGVEETLTSLKTSAADFNNQTPQINQAQNLANTLIQELGNNPFRNMGMIASSTTNNGALNGLGVQVGYKQFFGEKKRWGLRYYGFFDYNHAYIKSNFFNSASDVWTYGVGSDLLFNFINDKNTNFLGKNNQISFGLFGGIALAGTSWLNSQFVNLKTVSNVYSAKVNTANFQFLFNLGLRTNLARPKKKDSHHAAQHGMELGVKIPTINTNYYSFLDTKLEYRRLYSVYLNYVFAY; encoded by the coding sequence ATGAAAAAAACGAAAAAAACAATTTTGCTTTCTCTAACTCTTGCGTCATCATTGCTCCATGCTGAAGACAACGGCGTTTTTTTAAGCGTGGGTTATCAAATCGGTGAAGCGGTTCAAAAAGTGAAAAACGCCGACAAGGTGCAAAAACTTTCAGACGCTTATGAACAATTAAGCCGGCTTTTAACCAACGATAATGGCACAAACTCAAAGACAAGCGCGCAAGCGATCAACCAAGCGGTTAATAATTTGAACGAACGCGCAAAAACTTTAGCCGGTGGGACAACCAATTCCCCTGCCTATCAAGCCACGCTTTTAGCGTTGAGATCGGTGTTAGGGCTATGGAATAGCATGGGTTATGCGGTCATATGCGGAGGCTATACCAAAAGTCCAGGCGAAAACAATCAAAAAAATTTCCACTACACCGATGAGAATGGCAACGGCACTACAATCAATTGCGGTGGGAGCACAAATAGTAATGGCACTCATAGTTCTAGCGGCACAAATACATTAAAAGCAGACAAAAATGTTTCTCTATCTATTGACCAATACGAAGCCATCCATGAAGCCTATCAAATCCTTTCAAAAGCTTTAAAACAAGCCGGGCTTGCTCCTTTAAATAGCAAAGGGGAAAAATTAGAAGCGCATGTAACCACATCAAAGTATCAACAAGATAATCAAACTAAAACGACAACTTCTGTTATTGATACGACTAATGATGCGCAAAATCTTTTGACTCAAGCGCAAACGATTGTCAATACCCTTAAAGATTATTGCCCCATGTTGATAGCGAAATCTAGTAGTGGAAGTAGTGGCACAGCTACTACAAACACCCCTTTATGGCAAACAGCCGGTGGCGGCAAAAATTCATGCGCGACTTTTGGTGCGGAGTTTAGTGCCGCTTCAGACATGATTAATAATGCGCAAAAAATCGTTCAAGAAACCCAACAACTCAGCGCCAACCAACCAAAAAATATCACACAACCCCATAATCTCAACCTTAACACCCCTAGCAGTCTTACGGCTTTAGCTCAAAAAATGCTCAAAAACGCGCAATCTCAAGCAGAAATTTTAAAACTAGCCAATCAAGTGGAGAGCGATTTTAACAAACTTTCTTCAGGCTATCTTAAAGACTACATAGGGAAATGCGATGCGAGCGCTATAAGCAGCGCGAATATGACAATGCAAAATCAAAAGAACAATTGGGGGAACGGGTGCGCAGGCGTGGAAGAAACTCTAACTTCATTAAAAACAAGCGCCGCTGATTTTAACAACCAAACGCCTCAAATCAATCAAGCGCAAAACCTAGCCAACACCCTTATTCAAGAACTTGGCAACAACCCTTTTAGGAATATGGGCATGATCGCTTCTTCAACCACGAATAACGGCGCCTTGAATGGTCTTGGGGTGCAAGTGGGTTATAAGCAATTTTTTGGAGAAAAGAAAAGATGGGGGTTAAGGTATTATGGTTTCTTTGATTACAACCACGCCTATATCAAATCCAATTTCTTTAACTCGGCTTCTGATGTTTGGACTTATGGGGTGGGCAGCGATTTATTGTTTAATTTCATCAACGATAAAAACACCAACTTCTTAGGCAAGAATAACCAGATTTCTTTTGGGCTTTTTGGAGGCATCGCCTTAGCAGGGACTTCATGGCTTAATTCTCAATTTGTGAATTTAAAAACCGTCAGCAATGTCTATAGCGCTAAAGTGAATACGGCTAACTTCCAATTTTTATTCAATTTAGGCTTGAGAACCAATCTCGCTAGACCTAAGAAAAAAGATAGTCATCATGCGGCTCAACATGGCATGGAATTGGGCGTGAAAATCCCTACCATTAACACGAATTACTATTCTTTTCTAGACACCAAACTAGAATATAGAAGGCTTTATAGCGTGTATCTCAATTATGTGTTTGCCTATTAA
- a CDS encoding NCS2 family permease, which yields MGFFKLKEHNTNIATEFRAGLTTFITMIYIVPLNALILSHANMPYEALLSATAIITILSSVFNGLWANTPIAMSVGLGLSAYFSFGLVQGLKLPWQSALGIVALSGAIFVILSFTKFRSWVMRSIPSDLRRAVSAGIGAFIAFIGLKEMHIVVTHKATLVTLGDFGDPHVLLGVVGIILTFALYTLKIRGSFIIAVLITSILAWVLKLAPYPSEFFSMPASISPIAFQLDFKGIFFDASGAFTLALVPVIITFFVTDLFDSLGTLAGIGHKTDFFNDEEKNKELEKTLEADAVASLGSAVVGVSTTTAFIESASGVEEGGRTGLTAVFTGLFFVLTLFCLPLLKAIPSNAIYPVLVVVGVLMFSVLEGVNFKDMAISVSTFLTVVMMPLTFSIADGLAFGFLSYSIIKLVQKDFKAINSGIIILCIISVSVFIFR from the coding sequence ATGGGGTTTTTCAAGCTTAAAGAACACAACACTAACATTGCCACCGAGTTTAGAGCGGGTTTAACGACTTTTATCACCATGATTTACATCGTGCCCTTAAACGCTCTTATCCTTTCTCACGCCAACATGCCTTATGAAGCCCTTTTGAGCGCAACGGCCATTATCACTATCTTATCGAGTGTGTTTAACGGATTGTGGGCAAACACCCCCATAGCCATGAGCGTGGGCTTAGGGTTATCGGCTTATTTTAGCTTCGGGTTAGTTCAAGGGCTAAAACTCCCTTGGCAAAGTGCTTTAGGCATCGTAGCGCTCTCGGGAGCGATTTTTGTGATTTTGTCTTTCACTAAATTTAGAAGTTGGGTCATGCGAAGCATTCCTAGCGATTTAAGGCGTGCGGTGAGCGCGGGGATAGGGGCTTTTATCGCATTTATTGGCCTTAAAGAAATGCATATTGTCGTTACCCATAAGGCTACGCTTGTAACCTTAGGCGATTTTGGCGATCCGCATGTGTTATTGGGGGTTGTGGGGATCATTCTAACTTTCGCACTCTACACGCTCAAAATCAGGGGTTCTTTCATTATAGCAGTCTTAATCACTTCCATTCTCGCATGGGTTTTAAAGCTAGCCCCTTACCCTAGCGAATTTTTTTCCATGCCCGCTAGCATTAGCCCTATCGCCTTTCAATTAGATTTTAAGGGCATTTTTTTTGATGCGAGTGGGGCTTTCACTTTAGCGTTAGTGCCAGTCATCATCACTTTTTTTGTAACCGATTTGTTTGATTCTTTAGGCACGCTTGCAGGGATTGGCCACAAGACTGATTTTTTCAATGATGAAGAAAAAAACAAGGAATTGGAAAAGACTTTGGAAGCGGATGCGGTGGCTTCTTTAGGGAGCGCGGTGGTGGGCGTTTCTACCACGACGGCTTTTATAGAGAGTGCGAGTGGGGTTGAAGAGGGGGGCCGCACAGGGCTTACAGCGGTTTTTACCGGATTATTTTTTGTTTTAACGCTCTTTTGCTTGCCTCTTTTAAAAGCTATTCCTAGCAATGCGATTTATCCGGTGCTAGTGGTAGTAGGGGTTTTGATGTTTAGCGTGTTAGAGGGGGTGAATTTTAAAGACATGGCCATTAGCGTTTCCACTTTTTTAACCGTGGTGATGATGCCCTTAACCTTCTCCATTGCCGATGGCTTAGCCTTTGGCTTTTTGTCTTATAGTATCATCAAACTAGTCCAAAAAGACTTCAAAGCCATCAATTCGGGCATTATCATTCTCTGCATCATTTCTGTTTCTGTATTTATCTTTCGTTAA
- a CDS encoding sugar MFS transporter gives MQKTSNTLALGSLTALFFLMGFITVLNDILIPHLKPIFDLTYFEASLIQFCFFGAYFIMGGVFGNVISKIGYPFGVVLGFVITATGCALFYPAAHFGSYGFFLGALFILASGIVCLQTAGNPFVTLLSKGKEARNLVLVQAFNSLGTTLGPIFGSLLIFSTTKMGDNASLIDKLADAKSVQMPYLGLAVFSLILALVMYLLKLPDVEKEMPKETTQKSLFSHKHFVFGALGIFFYVGGEVAIGSFLVLSFEKLLNLDPQSSAHYLVYYWGGAMVGRFLGSVLMNKIAPNKYLAFNALSSIVLIALAIIIGGKIALFALTFVGFFNSIMFPTIFSLATLNLGHLTSKASGVISMAIVGGALIPPIQGAVTDMLTATESNLLYAYGVPLLCYFYILFFALKGYKQEENS, from the coding sequence ATGCAAAAAACTTCTAACACTTTGGCGCTGGGGAGTTTGACAGCGCTATTCTTTCTAATGGGTTTTATCACGGTTTTAAACGATATTTTAATCCCACATTTAAAACCCATTTTTGACTTGACCTATTTTGAAGCTTCGCTCATTCAATTTTGCTTTTTTGGGGCGTATTTCATCATGGGAGGCGTTTTTGGGAATGTGATCAGTAAAATCGGCTACCCTTTTGGCGTGGTGCTTGGTTTTGTGATCACAGCGACGGGGTGCGCGTTGTTTTATCCGGCGGCGCATTTTGGCTCTTATGGGTTTTTTTTAGGAGCGTTGTTTATTTTAGCGAGTGGGATTGTGTGCTTGCAAACCGCTGGTAATCCCTTTGTAACCTTGCTTTCTAAAGGTAAAGAAGCCAGAAACTTGGTTTTAGTCCAGGCGTTCAATTCGCTTGGCACAACTTTAGGGCCTATTTTTGGGAGCTTGTTGATTTTTAGCACGACTAAAATGGGCGATAATGCAAGTTTGATAGACAAACTAGCGGACGCTAAAAGCGTTCAAATGCCTTATTTGGGCTTGGCGGTGTTTTCGCTCATTTTAGCCCTTGTGATGTATCTTTTGAAATTGCCTGATGTGGAAAAAGAAATGCCTAAAGAAACGACGCAAAAAAGCCTGTTTTCGCACAAACACTTTGTTTTTGGGGCTTTGGGGATCTTTTTCTATGTGGGGGGAGAAGTGGCGATTGGCTCATTCTTGGTGCTAAGCTTTGAAAAGCTTTTGAATTTAGACCCTCAATCAAGCGCGCATTACTTGGTGTATTATTGGGGAGGCGCGATGGTGGGCCGTTTCTTAGGCAGTGTGTTGATGAATAAAATTGCCCCTAATAAATACTTGGCTTTCAATGCCTTAAGCTCTATTGTTCTCATCGCTTTAGCCATTATCATTGGAGGCAAGATCGCTTTATTCGCTCTGACTTTTGTGGGTTTTTTCAACTCTATCATGTTCCCTACCATCTTTTCTTTGGCTACGCTCAATTTAGGGCATCTCACTTCTAAGGCTTCTGGGGTGATTAGCATGGCGATTGTAGGAGGGGCGTTAATCCCCCCCATTCAAGGTGCGGTTACAGACATGCTCACAGCGACCGAATCAAATTTGCTCTACGCTTATGGTGTGCCGTTGTTATGCTATTTTTATATCCTCTTCTTTGCGCTTAAAGGGTATAAGCAAGAAGAAAACTCCTAA
- a CDS encoding transporter substrate-binding domain-containing protein has translation MKTNGLFKVWGLFLVLIALVFNACSDSHKEKKDALEVIKQRGVLKVGVFSDKPPFGSVDSKGKYQGYDVVIAKRMALDLLGDENKIEFIPVEASARVEFLKANKVDIIMANFTRTKEREKVVTFAKPYMKVALGVVSKDGVIKNIEELKDKELIVNKGTTADFYFTKNYPNIKLLKFEQNTETFLALLNNKATALAHDNTLLLAWTKQHPEFKLGITSLGDKDVIAPAIKKGNPKLLEWLNNEIDSLISSDFLKEAYKETLEPVYGDEIKPEEIIFE, from the coding sequence ATGAAAACAAACGGGCTTTTTAAAGTATGGGGGCTGTTTTTAGTTTTAATCGCTTTAGTCTTTAATGCATGCTCTGATAGCCATAAAGAAAAAAAGGACGCTTTAGAAGTCATTAAGCAAAGAGGGGTTTTAAAAGTGGGGGTTTTTAGCGATAAGCCTCCTTTTGGCTCTGTGGATTCTAAAGGGAAATATCAAGGCTATGATGTAGTCATTGCTAAACGCATGGCCCTTGATTTATTGGGCGATGAAAATAAGATTGAGTTTATTCCTGTAGAAGCTTCAGCTAGGGTGGAATTTTTAAAAGCCAATAAAGTGGATATTATCATGGCTAATTTCACGCGCACTAAAGAAAGAGAAAAAGTCGTTACTTTCGCTAAGCCGTATATGAAAGTCGCTTTAGGGGTGGTTTCTAAAGATGGGGTCATTAAAAATATAGAAGAGTTAAAAGATAAAGAGTTGATTGTGAATAAAGGCACGACAGCGGATTTTTATTTCACTAAAAATTACCCCAATATCAAACTTTTGAAATTTGAGCAAAACACAGAAACTTTTTTAGCCCTTTTAAACAATAAGGCTACCGCTCTAGCCCATGACAACACTTTATTGCTCGCTTGGACAAAACAGCACCCTGAATTTAAATTAGGCATTACAAGCCTTGGCGATAAGGATGTGATCGCTCCAGCGATTAAAAAGGGCAACCCTAAGCTTTTAGAATGGTTGAACAACGAAATTGATTCCCTCATTTCTAGCGACTTCTTAAAAGAAGCTTACAAGGAAACTTTAGAGCCTGTTTATGGCGATGAAATCAAACCGGAAGAAATTATTTTTGAATGA
- a CDS encoding amino acid ABC transporter ATP-binding protein, producing MRVILETKGLKKTYQNHLVLDGINFTLNKGEVAVILGPSGCGKSTFLKCLNGLEKIDEGEILFENANLNTNATNWNQMRQKIGMVFQNYELFPHLNVLDNILLAPMKVQKRSKDEVISQAIELLKRVGLEHKQQAYPKELSGGQKQRVAIVRSLCMRPKIMLFDEVTASLDPEMVKEVLEVILELATTGMSMVIVTHEMKFAQKIAHKIVFFDSGKIAEENSAKEFFNHPKSQRAQKFLETFHFLGSC from the coding sequence ATGAGAGTGATTTTAGAAACCAAAGGGTTAAAAAAAACCTATCAAAACCATTTGGTTTTAGACGGCATCAATTTCACTTTAAATAAGGGTGAAGTGGCAGTGATTTTAGGGCCTAGCGGGTGCGGGAAAAGCACTTTTTTAAAATGCCTAAACGGGCTTGAAAAGATTGATGAAGGTGAAATCCTTTTTGAAAACGCTAACCTTAACACCAACGCCACTAACTGGAATCAAATGCGCCAAAAAATAGGCATGGTGTTTCAAAATTATGAATTGTTCCCGCATTTAAATGTGCTGGATAATATCTTACTCGCTCCTATGAAAGTGCAAAAACGATCCAAAGATGAGGTCATTTCTCAAGCCATAGAGCTTTTAAAACGAGTGGGTTTGGAGCATAAACAACAAGCTTACCCTAAAGAATTGAGCGGCGGGCAAAAACAGCGAGTAGCCATCGTGCGTTCTTTATGCATGCGGCCAAAAATCATGCTTTTTGATGAAGTAACCGCCTCTTTAGACCCTGAAATGGTTAAAGAAGTTTTAGAAGTGATTTTAGAACTAGCCACAACGGGCATGAGCATGGTGATTGTAACGCATGAAATGAAATTCGCCCAAAAAATCGCTCATAAAATCGTGTTTTTTGATAGCGGTAAAATCGCTGAAGAAAACAGCGCTAAAGAATTTTTTAACCACCCAAAATCTCAAAGAGCGCAAAAATTTTTAGAAACTTTTCATTTTTTAGGGAGCTGTTAA
- a CDS encoding amino acid ABC transporter permease, with amino-acid sequence MGVLLELDNLKRLLEGFEITLLIALSSAVISIIVGILLGSLMAFGSKIMVLACRVYLESIRIIPLLAWLFIVYFGLASWFDLHISAVLASVIVFSLWGGAEMMDLTRGVLTSVSKHQVESALALGMDSKRVIFNIIFPQSFLSLLPSSLNLFTRMIKTTALVSLIGAIDLLKVGQQIIELNLLRMPNASFVVYGVILMFYFSLCYSLSLYSSHLEKKFQHIRG; translated from the coding sequence ATGGGAGTTTTACTAGAATTAGACAACCTTAAGCGTTTGTTAGAAGGGTTTGAAATCACTCTTTTGATCGCTCTTAGCTCTGCGGTTATTTCAATCATTGTCGGGATACTTTTGGGGAGCTTGATGGCGTTTGGCTCTAAAATAATGGTTTTGGCGTGTCGTGTGTATTTAGAAAGCATTCGCATTATCCCGCTTTTAGCATGGCTTTTTATTGTGTATTTTGGGTTAGCGAGCTGGTTTGATTTGCATATTAGCGCGGTTTTAGCGAGCGTTATTGTTTTTAGCTTGTGGGGTGGCGCTGAAATGATGGATTTAACTAGAGGGGTTTTAACTTCCGTGAGCAAACACCAAGTAGAAAGCGCTTTGGCTTTAGGCATGGATTCAAAAAGGGTGATTTTTAATATTATTTTCCCTCAAAGCTTTTTGTCTTTACTGCCCTCAAGCCTTAATTTATTCACGCGCATGATTAAAACCACGGCTTTAGTCTCTCTCATTGGAGCGATTGATTTGTTAAAAGTGGGCCAGCAAATCATAGAGCTTAACCTCTTACGCATGCCCAATGCGAGCTTTGTGGTTTATGGCGTTATCTTAATGTTTTATTTTAGTTTATGCTATAGTTTGAGCCTGTATAGTTCCCATTTAGAAAAAAAATTCCAACACATTAGAGGGTAA
- a CDS encoding amino acid ABC transporter permease — protein sequence MALDWDFMFHSIPAFFKGLELTLYISFFGILLSLLVGFLCAIVLYFKTRFISPMVYIYGEIARNTPLLIQLFFLYYGLNEIGLSALECAILALGFLGGGYMSQSFLLGFKSLASIQRESALSLGFGPLKMMYYIILPQSLSVSMPSIGANVIFLLKETSVVGAIALTDIMFVAKDLIGIYYKTTESLLMLSVAYLIALLPLSVLFVILERFFKKKVA from the coding sequence ATGGCATTAGATTGGGATTTTATGTTTCACTCCATCCCTGCGTTTTTTAAGGGGTTAGAACTCACGCTTTATATTTCTTTCTTTGGGATTTTGCTCTCTCTTTTGGTGGGGTTTTTGTGCGCGATCGTTTTGTATTTTAAAACGCGCTTTATCTCCCCTATGGTCTATATCTATGGCGAAATCGCCAGGAACACGCCCCTACTCATCCAGCTTTTCTTTTTGTATTACGGGTTGAATGAAATCGGTTTGAGCGCTTTAGAGTGCGCGATTTTAGCGTTAGGGTTTTTGGGTGGGGGGTATATGAGTCAAAGTTTTTTGCTTGGGTTTAAAAGCTTAGCTTCCATTCAAAGAGAAAGCGCTTTGAGTTTGGGGTTTGGCCCTTTGAAAATGATGTATTACATCATTCTGCCTCAAAGCTTAAGCGTTTCTATGCCTTCTATAGGGGCGAATGTGATTTTTTTACTCAAAGAAACTTCTGTGGTGGGCGCGATAGCCCTAACCGATATTATGTTTGTGGCGAAAGATTTGATTGGCATTTATTATAAAACGACTGAAAGCCTTTTGATGTTAAGTGTTGCTTATTTGATCGCTTTGCTCCCTTTAAGCGTTTTGTTTGTGATCTTAGAGCGTTTCTTTAAAAAGAAAGTGGCTTAA
- a CDS encoding carbon starvation CstA family protein, with protein sequence MIKQSLNGEDMQKSLVSLAWVFVAILGAICLGVLALHKGESINTLWLVVASACIYSIGYRFYSHFIAYRVLKLDDSRATPACVRNDGKDFVPTDKAITFGHHFAAIAGAGPLVGPILAAQMGYLPSILWILIGSVLGGCVHDFVVLFASIRRDGKSLGEMIKLEMGQFVGMIASLGILGIMLIIIAILAMVVVKALAHSPWGFFTIAMTVPIAILMGLYMRFFRPHKILEVSVIGFILLIIAIYAGKYVSLDPKLASIFTFDASSLAWMIMGYGFVASILPVWFLLAPRDYLSTFLKIGVIGVLVVAIVFVAPPLQIPKITPFVDGSGPVFAGSVFPFLFITVACGTISGFHALISSGTTPKMLAKESDARLVGYGSMVMESVVALMALVCAGILHPGLYFAINSPEVSIGKDIADAASVISSWGFSISTEEIREMTKNIGESSILSRTGGAPTFAIGLAMIVYHILGDPSVMAFWYHFAILFEALFILTAVDAGTRTARFMIQDLLGNVYKPLGDLSSYKAGIFATLLCVAGWGYFLYQGTIDPKGGIYTLWPLFGVSNQMLAGMALLLVTVVLFKMGRFKGAIISALPAVLILSITFYSGILKVVPKSNDGVLNNVSHVAQMQIIKEKMAITTDEKALKTLQKSFFNHAIDAILCVFFMLVALLVLIVSVRICSNAYFKNKIYPPLAETPYIKAA encoded by the coding sequence ATGATTAAACAATCATTAAATGGAGAGGACATGCAAAAAAGTTTAGTTTCTTTGGCTTGGGTCTTTGTAGCTATTTTAGGGGCGATCTGTTTAGGGGTGTTAGCCTTACACAAGGGCGAGAGCATCAACACGCTATGGCTTGTAGTAGCGAGCGCTTGCATTTATAGCATAGGCTATCGTTTTTATAGCCATTTTATCGCTTATAGGGTGTTAAAGCTAGACGATAGCAGAGCCACGCCTGCATGCGTAAGGAATGACGGCAAGGATTTTGTGCCAACCGATAAAGCGATCACTTTTGGGCATCATTTCGCCGCTATTGCTGGGGCTGGCCCTTTAGTAGGCCCGATACTGGCCGCTCAAATGGGTTACTTGCCCTCTATCTTATGGATTTTGATAGGCTCGGTTTTAGGGGGTTGCGTGCATGATTTTGTGGTGCTTTTTGCTTCCATTAGGCGCGATGGCAAGTCTTTAGGCGAAATGATCAAGCTTGAAATGGGTCAATTTGTAGGCATGATCGCTAGTTTAGGGATTTTAGGGATCATGCTCATTATCATTGCGATTTTAGCGATGGTGGTGGTGAAGGCTTTAGCGCATTCGCCTTGGGGCTTTTTTACGATCGCAATGACTGTTCCCATTGCGATTCTTATGGGGCTTTACATGCGGTTTTTTAGGCCGCATAAGATTTTGGAAGTTTCTGTTATTGGCTTTATCCTATTGATTATAGCGATTTATGCGGGTAAATACGTTTCTTTAGATCCTAAATTAGCGTCAATATTCACCTTTGATGCCAGTTCTTTAGCGTGGATGATCATGGGCTATGGTTTTGTGGCTTCTATTTTACCGGTATGGTTTTTACTCGCTCCACGAGATTATTTAAGCACTTTTTTAAAAATTGGCGTTATAGGGGTGTTGGTTGTGGCTATTGTTTTTGTCGCTCCGCCCTTACAAATCCCTAAAATCACACCCTTTGTAGATGGCAGTGGGCCTGTGTTTGCAGGAAGCGTGTTCCCTTTTTTGTTTATCACGGTGGCTTGCGGGACGATTAGCGGCTTTCATGCTTTAATTTCTTCAGGCACGACCCCTAAAATGCTCGCTAAAGAAAGCGACGCAAGGCTAGTGGGCTATGGCTCTATGGTGATGGAGAGCGTTGTGGCTCTTATGGCGTTGGTGTGCGCAGGGATCTTGCACCCAGGGCTTTATTTCGCTATCAATTCCCCAGAAGTGAGCATCGGTAAAGATATAGCTGATGCGGCTTCGGTGATTAGCTCATGGGGGTTTAGCATCAGCACTGAAGAAATCCGTGAGATGACCAAAAACATCGGCGAAAGCTCCATTTTGAGCCGCACCGGTGGGGCGCCCACTTTTGCGATCGGTTTAGCGATGATTGTGTATCACATTTTAGGGGATCCAAGCGTGATGGCGTTTTGGTATCATTTTGCGATCTTGTTTGAAGCTTTGTTCATTTTAACCGCTGTGGATGCTGGCACACGAACCGCTCGTTTCATGATCCAAGATTTGCTCGGTAATGTTTATAAGCCTTTGGGCGATCTTAGCTCTTATAAGGCTGGGATTTTTGCCACTCTTTTGTGCGTGGCAGGGTGGGGGTATTTCTTGTATCAAGGCACGATCGATCCTAAAGGGGGGATTTATACGCTATGGCCTTTATTTGGCGTGAGCAATCAGATGTTAGCGGGTATGGCGTTGTTGTTGGTTACGGTGGTGTTGTTTAAAATGGGGCGTTTTAAGGGGGCGATAATAAGCGCCTTGCCGGCAGTTTTGATTTTATCCATCACTTTTTATAGCGGTATTTTAAAAGTGGTGCCAAAAAGTAATGATGGCGTGCTGAATAATGTTTCGCATGTGGCGCAAATGCAAATCATCAAAGAAAAAATGGCTATTACTACCGATGAAAAAGCGCTCAAAACGCTCCAAAAATCCTTTTTTAACCACGCTATTGATGCGATTTTGTGCGTGTTTTTCATGCTCGTGGCGCTATTGGTTTTAATCGTGAGCGTTAGGATTTGCTCAAACGCTTATTTTAAAAATAAAATTTACCCGCCGCTGGCTGAAACGCCCTATATTAAAGCCGCTTGA